The following proteins are encoded in a genomic region of Pseudomonas sp. Os17:
- the murD gene encoding UDP-N-acetylmuramoyl-L-alanine--D-glutamate ligase, translating into MSLIASDHFRIVVGLGKSGMSLVRFLAHRGVAFAVADTRENPPELATLRRDYPQVEVRCGELDVDFLCRADELYVSPGLALATPALQAAAARGVKLSGDIELFARNAKAPIVAISGSNAKSTVTTLVGEMAAAAGKRVAVGGNLGTPALDLLSDDVELYVMELSSFQLETTDQLGAEVATVLNISEDHMDRYSGLPAYHLAKHRIFRGARQVVVNRQDALTRPLLSENLPCWSFGLGKPDFKGFGLREENGEKYLAFEFQNLLPVRELKIRGAHNQSNALAALALGHAVGLPFDAMLSALRTFAGLEHRCQWVRDVDGVGYYNDSKATNVGAALAAIEGLGADIDGKIVLIAGGDGKGAEFKDLRDPVAANCRAVILMGRDSDKIGAAIGDAVPLIRAGSLVEAVAQCRAVAQPGDVVLLSPACASFDMFKNYEDRGHQFVRVVEELA; encoded by the coding sequence GTGTCTCTGATCGCTTCTGACCACTTCCGCATCGTTGTCGGCCTCGGCAAGAGCGGCATGTCCCTGGTTCGCTTCCTGGCGCACCGGGGCGTTGCTTTTGCGGTGGCCGATACGCGGGAAAATCCACCGGAGCTGGCCACGTTGCGTCGTGACTATCCCCAGGTGGAAGTGCGTTGTGGCGAGCTGGATGTCGATTTCCTGTGCCGCGCCGACGAGCTCTACGTGAGCCCCGGTCTGGCCCTGGCGACTCCGGCCCTGCAGGCCGCTGCTGCCCGTGGCGTGAAATTGTCCGGCGACATCGAGCTGTTCGCGCGTAACGCGAAGGCGCCGATCGTTGCCATCAGCGGTTCCAACGCGAAGAGCACCGTGACCACTCTGGTGGGCGAGATGGCCGCCGCCGCGGGCAAACGTGTCGCTGTGGGCGGCAACCTGGGCACCCCGGCCCTGGACCTGCTGAGCGACGACGTCGAGCTGTACGTGATGGAGCTCTCCAGCTTCCAGCTGGAAACCACCGATCAGCTGGGTGCCGAAGTGGCCACTGTGCTGAACATCAGCGAAGACCATATGGACCGCTACAGCGGCCTGCCGGCCTATCACCTGGCCAAGCACCGGATCTTCCGTGGTGCGCGGCAAGTGGTGGTCAATCGTCAGGACGCCCTGACCCGGCCGCTGCTGAGCGAGAATCTGCCGTGCTGGAGCTTCGGCCTGGGCAAGCCGGACTTCAAGGGCTTCGGCCTGCGGGAAGAGAATGGCGAGAAGTACCTGGCCTTCGAATTCCAGAATCTGCTGCCGGTGCGCGAACTGAAGATCCGCGGCGCCCACAACCAGTCCAACGCTCTCGCGGCCCTGGCCCTGGGGCATGCCGTGGGCTTGCCGTTCGACGCCATGCTTTCGGCCCTGCGCACTTTCGCCGGCCTTGAACACCGTTGCCAGTGGGTGCGGGATGTGGATGGCGTGGGTTATTACAACGACTCCAAGGCCACCAACGTCGGCGCCGCATTGGCCGCCATCGAAGGCCTGGGTGCCGACATCGACGGCAAGATCGTGCTGATCGCCGGCGGCGACGGCAAGGGCGCCGAGTTCAAGGACCTGCGTGATCCGGTGGCGGCCAACTGCCGCGCGGTGATCCTGATGGGCCGCGACTCCGACAAGATCGGTGCCGCGATCGGGGATGCCGTGCCGCTGATTCGTGCCGGCTCGCTGGTCGAGGCGGTCGCGCAATGCCGCGCTGTCGCACAGCCTGGCGACGTGGTGCTGTTGTCGCCTGCCTGCGCCAGTTTCGACATGTTCAAGAATTACGAAGACCGTGGTCACCAGTTCGTCCGTGTCGTGGAGGAGCTGGCATGA
- the murG gene encoding undecaprenyldiphospho-muramoylpentapeptide beta-N-acetylglucosaminyltransferase: MGANVLIMAGGTGGHVFPALACAREFQARGYSVHWLGTPRGIENELVPAAGLPLHLINVTGLRGKGKLSLLKAPFVLIKAVLQARRIIRQLNPVCVLGFGGYVTGPGGVAAKLSGVPVIVHEQNAVAGTANRLLVPLAARVCEAFPDTFGASGSRRTTGNPVRTELFLETPREALAGRKARLLILGGSLGAEPLNKLLPEALAQLAPELRPEVFHQAGKNHDEVTAERYRAAGVEAQVQPFIKDMAQAYGWADLVVCRAGALTVSELAAAGLPSMLVPLPHAIDDHQTRNAEYLAREGAAFLMPQRTTGAADLAARLTEVLMQPERLDKMAQAARRLAKPDATLDVVNICLEVAHG; the protein is encoded by the coding sequence ATGGGCGCTAACGTGCTGATCATGGCTGGCGGCACCGGTGGCCACGTGTTCCCGGCGCTGGCCTGTGCCCGCGAGTTCCAGGCCCGTGGCTACAGCGTGCACTGGCTGGGTACCCCCCGGGGAATCGAGAACGAGCTGGTTCCGGCTGCGGGCCTGCCGTTGCACCTGATCAACGTCACCGGTTTGCGTGGCAAGGGCAAGCTGTCCCTGCTCAAGGCGCCGTTCGTCCTGATCAAGGCGGTGCTTCAGGCCCGAAGGATTATTCGTCAGCTCAATCCGGTCTGTGTGCTGGGTTTTGGTGGTTATGTGACCGGTCCTGGCGGTGTTGCCGCCAAGTTGTCCGGAGTGCCGGTCATCGTTCACGAACAGAACGCGGTTGCCGGTACCGCCAATCGGCTGCTGGTGCCTTTGGCCGCGCGAGTCTGCGAAGCTTTCCCGGACACCTTCGGGGCGTCCGGCAGCCGCCGCACCACGGGCAATCCGGTTCGCACCGAACTGTTCCTCGAAACACCGCGCGAGGCGCTGGCCGGACGCAAGGCGCGTTTGCTGATTCTGGGCGGAAGCCTGGGGGCAGAGCCGTTGAACAAGTTACTGCCGGAAGCCCTGGCACAGCTCGCCCCCGAGCTGCGTCCGGAGGTCTTCCATCAGGCCGGAAAAAACCACGATGAAGTCACTGCAGAGCGCTATCGCGCCGCCGGCGTCGAAGCGCAGGTGCAGCCCTTTATCAAAGACATGGCCCAAGCCTATGGCTGGGCCGACCTGGTGGTCTGTCGCGCAGGCGCGCTGACCGTCAGCGAACTGGCCGCCGCCGGTCTGCCCTCGATGCTGGTGCCGCTGCCCCATGCGATCGACGATCACCAGACCCGCAACGCCGAATATTTGGCTCGTGAAGGCGCCGCTTTCCTGATGCCGCAAAGAACGACTGGTGCAGCGGACCTTGCCGCTCGCCTGACAGAGGTTTTGATGCAACCAGAACGACTCGACAAGATGGCCCAGGCCGCACGCCGCCTGGCCAAACCCGATGCCACCCTGGATGTGGTGAATATCTGCCTGGAGGTGGCTCATGGTTGA
- a CDS encoding UDP-N-acetylmuramoyl-tripeptide--D-alanyl-D-alanine ligase, translated as MLKALLLSEVMAPLDARLIAGDARFSGVSIDSRAIQAGQLFVALTGPRFDGHDYLNEVAAKGAVAALVEREVPDSTLPQLLVKDTRLALGQLGALNRGAFTRPVAAVTGSSGKTTVKEMLASILRTRGPVLATRGNLNNDLGAPLTLLELAPEHSAAVIELGASRIGEIAYTVAMTRPHVAIINNAGTAHVGEFGGPEKIVEAKGEILEGLDSAGIAVLNLDDKAFPIWKARAAGRPVLSFALNNSAADFYASDIGRDARGCPSFKLHSPKGVETVQLNLLGTHNVANALAAAAAAHAMGVSLFGIATGLNAVQPVKGRTVAQLAKNGMRVIDDTYNANPTSMCAAVDILAGFSGRTVLVLGDIGELGEWAEQGHREVGAYAAGKVSALYAVGPMMAHAVAAFGEHARHFASQADLIAALNVEQDPNTTILIKGSRSAVMENIVAALCGSSTEKH; from the coding sequence ATGCTTAAAGCCCTGCTGCTCAGTGAGGTCATGGCTCCGCTGGACGCCCGCCTGATCGCGGGCGATGCGCGTTTTAGCGGCGTTAGCATTGATAGCCGGGCCATTCAGGCCGGGCAGTTGTTCGTGGCCCTGACTGGTCCGCGTTTCGACGGCCACGACTACTTGAATGAAGTGGCGGCCAAGGGGGCGGTAGCTGCTTTGGTTGAGCGTGAAGTTCCCGACAGCACCCTGCCGCAGTTGCTGGTCAAGGACACGCGCCTGGCCCTGGGACAACTGGGCGCTCTGAATCGCGGTGCCTTTACCCGGCCGGTGGCAGCGGTGACCGGTTCCAGCGGCAAGACAACGGTCAAGGAAATGCTCGCCAGCATCCTGCGCACTCGCGGTCCGGTGTTGGCGACCCGAGGCAATCTCAATAATGACCTGGGGGCCCCTCTGACCCTGCTGGAGCTGGCTCCTGAGCACAGCGCCGCGGTGATCGAGCTTGGCGCGTCGCGTATTGGCGAGATCGCCTACACCGTGGCCATGACCCGTCCCCATGTGGCAATTATCAACAATGCCGGTACAGCCCACGTTGGTGAGTTCGGCGGGCCGGAGAAGATTGTCGAGGCCAAGGGCGAGATTCTCGAGGGACTTGATAGCGCCGGGATTGCTGTCCTCAATCTGGATGACAAGGCATTCCCGATCTGGAAGGCTCGCGCTGCCGGGCGACCAGTGCTGAGCTTTGCCCTAAACAATAGCGCTGCGGATTTTTATGCCTCTGATATAGGGCGCGATGCTCGAGGCTGCCCGTCCTTCAAGTTGCACAGCCCCAAGGGCGTGGAGACGGTGCAATTGAACCTGTTGGGCACCCACAACGTGGCCAACGCCCTGGCCGCCGCTGCGGCCGCCCATGCCATGGGTGTGTCGCTGTTCGGAATCGCCACCGGCTTGAATGCCGTGCAACCGGTCAAGGGCCGTACCGTCGCCCAGTTGGCCAAGAATGGCATGCGGGTGATCGATGACACTTACAACGCAAACCCCACCTCAATGTGTGCCGCCGTTGATATACTCGCCGGCTTTTCCGGCCGCACCGTCCTGGTGCTCGGAGACATCGGCGAGTTGGGCGAGTGGGCGGAGCAGGGGCACCGCGAAGTAGGTGCATATGCCGCTGGCAAGGTTTCGGCCCTCTACGCCGTAGGCCCGATGATGGCGCATGCCGTCGCTGCCTTTGGCGAGCATGCACGTCACTTCGCCAGCCAGGCTGATCTGATTGCCGCCCTGAACGTCGAGCAAGACCCTAATACCACCATTTTGATCAAGGGATCGCGCAGCGCGGTGATGGAAAACATCGTCGCGGCTTTGTGCGGCTCCAGTACGGAGAAACATTGA
- the murC gene encoding UDP-N-acetylmuramate--L-alanine ligase, translated as MVENQKAMPQPEMRRIRRIHFVGIGGVGMCGIAEVLLNLGYQVSGSDLKASPVTERLESFGAQIFIGHRAENAANADVLVVSSAVNTSNPEVATALERRIPVVPRAEMLAELMRYRHGVAVAGTHGKTTTTSLLASVFAAGGLDPTFVIGGRLNAAGTNAQLGTSRYLIAEADESDASFLHLQPLVAVVTNIDADHMATYDGDFNKLKKTFVDFLHNLPFYGLAVMCLDDPVVRDILPQVKRPTVTYGFSEEADVRAINVRQQGMQTFFTVLRRDREPLDVSVNMPGNHNVLNSLATICIATDEGISDEAIVQGLSGFQGVGRRFQVYGELPVDGGNVMLVDDYGHHPTEVAAVIKAVRGGWPERRLVMVYQPHRFSRTRDLYDDFVQVLADANVLLLMEVYPAGEEPIPGADSRQLCHSIRQRGQLDPIYIERGVDLAPLVKPLLRAGDILLCQGAGDIGGLAPKLLNSPLFDGAVAAGKGVSK; from the coding sequence ATGGTTGAGAACCAGAAAGCCATGCCGCAGCCGGAAATGCGCCGCATCCGCCGTATCCACTTCGTCGGTATCGGCGGCGTGGGCATGTGCGGGATCGCCGAAGTGCTGCTCAACCTGGGTTACCAGGTCTCGGGTTCCGATCTCAAGGCGTCGCCGGTCACCGAGCGCCTGGAATCCTTTGGCGCGCAGATTTTCATCGGACACCGTGCCGAGAACGCCGCGAACGCCGATGTACTGGTGGTTTCCAGCGCTGTGAACACCTCCAACCCGGAAGTCGCCACTGCACTGGAACGACGTATTCCGGTGGTGCCGCGGGCGGAGATGCTTGCTGAACTGATGCGCTACCGTCACGGCGTTGCCGTGGCTGGTACGCACGGCAAGACCACCACCACCAGCCTGCTGGCTTCGGTGTTCGCCGCCGGCGGCCTGGACCCGACGTTCGTCATCGGTGGCCGGCTCAACGCCGCGGGCACCAATGCACAGCTGGGCACCAGCCGTTACCTGATTGCCGAAGCCGACGAAAGCGATGCCAGCTTCCTGCATCTGCAGCCGCTGGTGGCGGTGGTCACCAATATCGACGCCGACCATATGGCGACCTACGACGGTGACTTCAACAAACTGAAGAAAACCTTCGTCGACTTCCTGCACAACCTGCCGTTCTACGGCCTGGCGGTGATGTGCCTGGACGATCCGGTGGTGCGCGATATCCTGCCGCAGGTCAAGCGTCCGACCGTGACCTACGGCTTCAGCGAAGAAGCTGACGTGCGCGCGATCAATGTTCGCCAGCAAGGCATGCAGACCTTTTTCACCGTGCTGCGCCGCGATCGCGAGCCGCTGGATGTCTCGGTGAACATGCCGGGCAACCACAACGTGCTCAATTCCCTGGCGACCATCTGCATCGCCACCGATGAGGGCATCAGCGACGAAGCCATTGTCCAGGGCCTGTCGGGCTTCCAGGGCGTGGGCCGGCGCTTCCAGGTCTACGGCGAGCTGCCGGTGGACGGCGGCAACGTCATGTTGGTGGACGACTACGGTCACCACCCGACCGAGGTCGCCGCGGTGATCAAGGCCGTGCGTGGCGGTTGGCCGGAGCGCCGCCTGGTGATGGTCTACCAGCCGCACCGCTTCAGCCGTACCCGCGATCTGTATGACGATTTCGTGCAGGTGCTGGCCGATGCCAACGTCTTGCTGTTGATGGAGGTCTACCCGGCCGGTGAAGAGCCGATTCCCGGGGCGGACAGTCGCCAGCTGTGCCATAGCATCCGTCAGCGTGGCCAGTTGGATCCGATCTACATCGAGCGTGGCGTCGATCTGGCGCCGTTGGTCAAGCCGCTGCTGCGTGCCGGCGACATTCTGCTGTGTCAGGGCGCCGGTGATATCGGCGGTCTGGCGCCCAAACTGCTCAACAGCCCGTTGTTCGACGGCGCTGTGGCCGCGGGCAAGGGAGTGTCGAAATGA
- a CDS encoding UDP-N-acetylmuramoyl-L-alanyl-D-glutamate--2,6-diaminopimelate ligase — translation MSLSLNKIFAHAGRDLLIRELTLDSRSVRAGDLFLAVPGAKFDGRAHIADALQRGAAAVAYEVEGATVLPLTDVPLIPVKGLAAQLSDIAGRFYGDPSRQLNLVGVTGTNGKTSVTQLVAQALDLLGQRCGLVGTLGTGFYGALESGLHTTPNPIAVQATLADLKNAGAKAVAMEVSSHGLDQGRVAALAFDVAVLTNLSRDHLDYHGTMEAYGAAKAKLFNWTDLRCRVINLDDEFGRQLAADKHDSRLITYSLEDSSAYLYCREALFDDDGVRATLVTPQGEHHLRSALLGRFNLSNVLAAVGALLGLEYALDEILAVLPKLEGPAGRMQRLGGGNQPLVVVDYAHTPDALEKVLMALRPHAKGRLLCLFGCGGDRDRGKRPLMAEVVERLADGVLVTDDNPRSEDPAQIFDDIRAGFSAVDKVDFVPGRGLAIARLIAAAAADDVVVLAGKGHEDYQEIKGQRHDFSDLAEADKALTAWEVAHA, via the coding sequence ATGTCTCTTAGCCTGAACAAGATTTTTGCCCACGCCGGTCGCGACCTGCTGATCCGTGAGCTGACCCTGGACAGCCGCAGCGTTCGCGCTGGCGATCTGTTCCTGGCCGTACCCGGCGCCAAGTTCGATGGCCGAGCGCACATTGCCGATGCGTTGCAGCGCGGCGCTGCTGCTGTGGCCTATGAGGTGGAAGGGGCAACCGTTTTGCCGCTGACCGATGTACCGCTGATTCCGGTCAAAGGCCTGGCAGCCCAATTGTCTGACATTGCCGGACGTTTCTACGGTGATCCGAGCCGCCAGTTGAACCTGGTGGGCGTGACCGGTACCAACGGCAAGACCAGTGTCACCCAGTTGGTGGCTCAGGCGCTGGACCTGCTGGGTCAGCGTTGCGGTCTGGTGGGCACCTTGGGTACAGGCTTCTATGGCGCGCTGGAAAGTGGTTTGCACACCACGCCCAATCCTATCGCCGTGCAGGCAACGCTGGCTGATCTGAAAAATGCCGGTGCCAAGGCCGTGGCGATGGAAGTCTCGTCCCATGGTCTGGACCAGGGGCGGGTGGCGGCCCTGGCATTCGATGTGGCGGTGCTGACCAATCTGTCCCGTGACCATCTGGACTATCACGGAACCATGGAGGCCTATGGCGCAGCCAAGGCCAAGCTGTTCAATTGGACCGACCTGCGTTGCCGGGTGATCAATCTCGACGACGAGTTCGGCCGGCAACTGGCAGCGGACAAGCATGACTCGCGGCTGATCACCTACAGCCTGGAAGATTCCTCGGCCTACCTGTATTGCCGCGAAGCCTTGTTCGACGACGACGGCGTGCGTGCCACCCTGGTAACCCCGCAGGGCGAACATCACTTGCGCAGCGCGCTGCTCGGGCGTTTCAACCTGAGCAACGTCCTGGCTGCAGTGGGCGCTTTGCTGGGCCTGGAGTATGCCCTGGATGAAATCCTCGCCGTACTGCCCAAGCTGGAAGGCCCCGCCGGACGCATGCAGCGCCTGGGCGGAGGCAACCAACCGCTGGTGGTGGTGGATTACGCCCATACCCCGGATGCCCTGGAAAAAGTACTCATGGCCCTGCGTCCGCACGCCAAGGGGCGCTTGCTGTGCCTGTTCGGCTGTGGGGGCGACCGCGACCGCGGCAAGCGTCCGTTGATGGCCGAAGTGGTCGAGCGCCTGGCCGACGGCGTCCTGGTGACCGATGACAATCCGCGCAGCGAAGACCCGGCGCAGATCTTCGATGACATCCGTGCCGGCTTCAGTGCGGTGGACAAGGTCGACTTTGTCCCCGGTCGCGGCCTGGCCATCGCCCGCCTGATCGCCGCCGCTGCTGCGGATGATGTGGTGGTGCTGGCGGGCAAGGGGCATGAGGATTATCAGGAGATCAAGGGGCAGCGCCATGATTTCTCCGATCTTGCCGAAGCCGACAAGGCCCTGACTGCATGGGAGGTGGCACATGCTTAA
- the mraY gene encoding phospho-N-acetylmuramoyl-pentapeptide-transferase — protein sequence MLLLLAEYLQQFYKGFAVFQYLTLRGILGVLTALSLALCLGPWMIRTLQNRQIGQAVRNDGPQSHLSKSGTPTMGGALILSAIGISTLLWADLRNHYVWVVLVVTLAFGAIGWVDDYRKVIEKNSRGLPSRWKYFWQSVFGLGAAIFLYMTAQSPVETTLLIPMLKDVSIPLGVGFVVLTYFVIVGSSNAVNLTDGLDGLAIMPTVMVGGALGIFCYLSGNVKFAEYLLIPYVPGAGELIVFCGALIGAGLGFLWFNTYPAQVFMGDVGALALGAALGTIAVIVRQEIVLFIMGGVFVMETLSVVIQVASFKLTGRRVFRMAPIHHHFELKGWPEPRVIVRFWIITVILVLIGLATLKLR from the coding sequence ATGCTGCTGCTGCTAGCGGAGTACCTGCAACAGTTCTACAAAGGCTTCGCGGTCTTTCAGTACCTGACCCTGCGCGGGATCCTCGGGGTACTGACTGCGCTGTCTTTGGCGCTGTGCCTGGGTCCGTGGATGATCCGTACGCTGCAGAACCGCCAGATTGGCCAGGCCGTGCGTAACGACGGCCCGCAGTCCCACCTGTCCAAGTCGGGTACACCGACCATGGGTGGCGCGCTGATCCTTTCCGCGATCGGTATCAGCACCCTGCTCTGGGCCGACCTGCGTAACCACTATGTGTGGGTAGTGCTGGTGGTCACCCTGGCGTTTGGCGCCATCGGTTGGGTGGATGACTACCGCAAGGTGATCGAGAAGAACTCCCGTGGCCTGCCGAGTCGCTGGAAGTATTTCTGGCAATCGGTGTTTGGTCTCGGTGCGGCGATCTTCCTTTATATGACTGCCCAAAGCCCGGTGGAAACCACCCTGCTGATCCCGATGCTCAAGGACGTGAGCATTCCTCTGGGTGTCGGCTTCGTGGTCCTGACCTACTTCGTCATCGTCGGTTCGAGTAACGCGGTCAACCTGACCGACGGCCTCGATGGCCTGGCGATCATGCCGACCGTGATGGTCGGTGGCGCGCTGGGGATCTTCTGTTACCTGTCCGGTAACGTGAAGTTCGCTGAATACCTGCTGATTCCCTATGTGCCGGGTGCGGGGGAGCTGATTGTCTTCTGCGGTGCGTTGATCGGTGCCGGCCTGGGCTTCCTCTGGTTCAACACCTATCCCGCACAAGTCTTCATGGGCGACGTCGGCGCACTGGCGCTGGGCGCGGCCCTGGGCACCATTGCGGTGATCGTCCGTCAGGAAATCGTCCTGTTCATCATGGGCGGCGTGTTCGTCATGGAAACCCTGTCGGTGGTGATCCAGGTCGCTTCCTTCAAATTGACCGGTCGCCGGGTATTTCGCATGGCGCCAATCCACCACCACTTTGAACTCAAGGGCTGGCCCGAGCCACGGGTGATCGTCCGTTTCTGGATCATCACCGTGATTCTCGTGTTGATCGGCCTTGCCACCCTGAAGCTGAGGTAG
- the ftsW gene encoding putative lipid II flippase FtsW, producing the protein MNLRNIIKPYPSPLITGRGIDLDFPMLAGCLTLLGLGLVMIASASTEVAAAQSGSALYYMIRHLIYIVLGLGACIVTMMIPIATWQRLGWMMLIGAFGLLVMVIIPGIGREVNGSMRWIGFSFFNVQPSEIAKVFVVIYLAGYLVRRQKEVRESWMGFFKPFIVLLPMAGLLLMEPDFGATVVMMGAAAAMLFLGGVGLFRFSLMVVLAVAAVVLLIQMQPYRMARLTNFADPWADQFGAGYQLSQALIAFGRGEWLGVGLGNSVQKQFYLPEAHTDFVFSVLAEELGAVGSLCTVALFVFVCIRGMYIGLWAEKAKQFFAAYVAYGLSFLWIGQFLINIGVNVGLLPTKGLTLPFLSYGGSSLVICCACLGLLLRIEWESRTHLGSEEMEFSESDFAEEPLHGR; encoded by the coding sequence ATGAACTTGAGAAACATCATCAAGCCTTATCCGTCCCCGCTGATCACCGGGCGCGGCATCGACCTTGATTTCCCGATGCTCGCCGGCTGTCTGACCCTGCTGGGCCTGGGGCTGGTGATGATTGCCTCGGCCTCCACCGAAGTGGCGGCGGCGCAGTCGGGCAGTGCCCTGTACTACATGATTCGCCACCTGATCTACATCGTGCTGGGGCTGGGTGCCTGCATCGTCACCATGATGATTCCGATCGCCACCTGGCAGCGCTTGGGCTGGATGATGCTGATCGGGGCCTTCGGTCTGCTGGTGATGGTGATCATTCCGGGGATCGGCCGCGAAGTGAACGGTTCGATGCGCTGGATCGGCTTCAGCTTCTTCAACGTCCAGCCTTCGGAGATTGCCAAGGTATTTGTGGTGATCTACCTCGCCGGCTACCTGGTGCGACGGCAGAAGGAAGTACGGGAAAGCTGGATGGGTTTCTTCAAGCCGTTCATCGTGCTGCTGCCGATGGCCGGGCTGTTGCTGATGGAGCCGGACTTCGGCGCCACTGTGGTCATGATGGGCGCCGCTGCGGCCATGCTGTTCCTCGGCGGTGTCGGGCTGTTCCGCTTTTCCCTGATGGTGGTCCTGGCGGTGGCGGCGGTGGTCCTGCTGATTCAGATGCAGCCCTATCGGATGGCGCGTCTGACCAACTTTGCCGACCCCTGGGCCGACCAGTTCGGCGCCGGTTATCAGTTGTCCCAGGCGCTGATCGCCTTTGGTCGCGGTGAGTGGCTGGGCGTCGGCCTGGGCAACAGCGTGCAGAAACAGTTCTACCTGCCGGAAGCCCACACCGACTTCGTGTTCTCGGTCCTGGCCGAAGAGCTGGGTGCCGTGGGTTCCCTGTGCACGGTGGCGTTGTTCGTGTTCGTCTGTATCCGCGGCATGTACATCGGTCTGTGGGCCGAGAAAGCCAAGCAGTTTTTTGCCGCTTATGTGGCTTATGGCCTGTCGTTCCTGTGGATCGGCCAGTTCCTGATCAATATCGGCGTGAACGTCGGCCTGTTGCCGACCAAGGGTCTGACCCTGCCGTTCCTCAGCTATGGCGGCAGTTCGTTGGTGATCTGCTGCGCCTGTCTTGGCCTGCTGCTGCGCATCGAGTGGGAGAGCAGGACTCACCTGGGCAGCGAAGAGATGGAGTTCAGTGAAAGTGACTTTGCCGAGGAGCCGCTCCATGGGCGCTAA
- a CDS encoding peptidoglycan D,D-transpeptidase FtsI family protein produces MKLEGALYPWRFRVVLGLLAVMVSAIGWRIIDLQVVDRDFLKGQGDARSVRHIPIPAHRGLITDRNGEPLAVSTPVTTLWANAKEMQVAKDRWPALAMALGQDPKALAERLEAQANKEFIYLVRGLTPEQGQAVLDLKVPGVYGIEEFRRFYPAGEVTAHMVGFTDIDDRGREGVELAYDEWLAGVPGKRQVIKDRRGRLIKDVQVTKNAKAGKPLALSIDLRLQYLANRELRNAIVENGAKAGSLVIMDVKTGEILAMVNQPTYNPNNRRNLQPAMMRNRAMIDVFEPGSTMKAISMSAALETGRWKPSDTVEVYPGTLQLGKYTIRDVSKTEGPVLDLTGILINSSNVGMSKIAFDIGGETIFRLAQKIGLGQDTGLGFPGERVGNLPNYREWRKAETATLSYGYGISVTAIQLVHAFSALANNGRIAPLTLIKSDKAPQTTQVIPENVAKTMQGMLQQVIEAPRGVFRAQVPAYHVAGKSGTARKTSVGTKGYAENSYRSLFAGFGPMSDPRYAIVVVIDEPSKAGYFGGLVSAPVFSKVMSGTLRLMNITPDNLPTTQQANAAPVTPVRANGGRG; encoded by the coding sequence ATGAAGCTTGAAGGCGCGCTCTATCCTTGGCGTTTTCGCGTGGTGCTGGGCTTGCTGGCGGTCATGGTGTCGGCGATTGGCTGGCGCATCATCGATCTGCAGGTGGTCGATCGTGACTTCCTTAAAGGGCAGGGCGATGCCCGCAGTGTTCGACATATCCCTATTCCCGCGCACCGCGGCCTGATCACCGATCGCAATGGCGAGCCGCTGGCGGTGAGCACGCCAGTGACTACCCTGTGGGCCAACGCCAAGGAAATGCAGGTGGCCAAGGATCGTTGGCCGGCGTTGGCCATGGCCCTCGGACAAGACCCCAAGGCGCTGGCCGAGCGTCTCGAAGCCCAGGCCAACAAAGAATTCATCTATCTGGTTCGGGGGCTCACTCCGGAGCAGGGGCAGGCGGTGCTCGACCTGAAGGTGCCAGGTGTCTATGGCATCGAGGAGTTCCGCCGTTTCTATCCCGCCGGCGAAGTGACTGCGCACATGGTGGGCTTCACCGACATTGACGATCGTGGACGTGAAGGCGTCGAACTGGCCTATGACGAATGGCTCGCTGGTGTGCCTGGCAAGCGTCAGGTGATCAAGGACCGGCGCGGCAGACTGATCAAGGATGTCCAGGTCACCAAGAACGCCAAGGCCGGCAAGCCCTTGGCGTTGTCGATTGACCTGCGCCTGCAGTATCTGGCCAACCGTGAGTTGCGCAATGCCATCGTCGAGAACGGTGCGAAGGCCGGCAGCCTAGTGATCATGGACGTGAAGACGGGCGAGATCCTCGCCATGGTCAACCAGCCGACCTATAACCCGAACAACCGTCGCAACCTGCAGCCGGCAATGATGCGCAATCGCGCGATGATCGACGTGTTCGAGCCCGGCTCGACCATGAAGGCGATCTCCATGAGCGCGGCCCTGGAAACCGGTCGCTGGAAGCCCAGCGATACCGTCGAGGTTTATCCGGGCACCCTGCAGTTGGGCAAGTACACCATTCGTGACGTATCCAAGACCGAAGGACCTGTACTCGACCTGACCGGGATTCTGATCAATTCCAGTAACGTGGGCATGAGCAAGATCGCCTTCGACATTGGCGGTGAGACGATTTTCCGCCTGGCGCAGAAAATCGGTCTGGGTCAGGACACTGGGCTGGGCTTCCCGGGTGAGCGCGTCGGCAACCTGCCCAATTACCGGGAGTGGCGCAAGGCCGAGACCGCGACTTTGTCCTACGGCTACGGTATTTCCGTGACGGCGATCCAGTTGGTCCATGCGTTCTCCGCATTGGCCAACAATGGGCGTATTGCTCCCTTGACTCTGATCAAATCCGACAAGGCGCCGCAAACCACCCAGGTGATTCCGGAAAACGTCGCCAAAACCATGCAGGGCATGCTGCAGCAGGTGATCGAGGCGCCGCGCGGCGTGTTCCGTGCCCAGGTCCCGGCTTACCACGTGGCTGGCAAGAGTGGTACTGCGCGCAAGACGTCGGTGGGCACCAAGGGCTACGCCGAGAACTCCTACCGTTCGCTGTTTGCCGGCTTTGGCCCGATGAGCGATCCGCGCTACGCCATCGTGGTGGTGATCGACGAACCGAGCAAGGCCGGCTACTTCGGTGGCCTGGTATCGGCACCGGTGTTCAGCAAAGTGATGTCCGGCACCCTGCGTTTGATGAACATCACTCCGGATAACCTGCCGACTACACAACAGGCCAACGCGGCTCCTGTCACCCCAGTACGAGCCAATGGAGGGCGTGGCTAA